The Marinobacter halotolerans genome includes a window with the following:
- the ptsP gene encoding phosphoenolpyruvate--protein phosphotransferase has protein sequence MLTLTANDIRLGCKATDWQDALNQASEHLQEAGRITADYHAGMLAREQQSSTVLGNGIAIPHGTPESRNAVISTGIRVLQFPQGVKWHDDRTVYVLVAIAAQSDEHLDILRHLTRVLDKPGLSQQLAQTTETTALAALLSKEPVVPKCDADTLCLGVETRSGTELAMNAAARLQSLGCVDSAFMKEIVGQPAVSLGQGFWLVHHSIGNRRPALALATPREATEELAGVFCLAGLGDDCRELLERIDNFLAQNTPLQGRSVDAVLSRLSGEQANAVSERVRLLNTHGLHARPAKQLVQEARRHNADIRLRLEEGDGNSVSATSLTRIIGLGARRGQTLVVSASGSEAEQAVSHVCQAVRDGLGESVSPLRPQETEQKAPTPEAPPEPLADDEPLKAVAASPGLALAPAFIMRQPVLDYAATAGDPDEQNSRLGRAIDEADGQLRTLIRQAEGGEAAPILSVHVEMLQDDDLRQAAQEAINEGSSAEAGWWQAIDTAARAQEALPDRLLAERAADLRDVGRRVLANLCGVATPTPPDESYVLVSDDLGPSDVARLDTRRVRGLVTARGGATSHSAILARALGLPAVVGTGERILTLDDGVDLVVDGERGCVVPNPGPERRERINRRLDQLARLQTDAHECRNDAATTTDGHTIEVCANLGNTAHTSDAVERGADGIGLLRTEFIFMAHPEAPDLDTQVKEYRHAFDALNGLPLVARTLDVGGDKPLDYWPLPQEDNPFLGMRGIRLSLTRPNILETQIRALLTAADNRPLRIMFPMVKDLAEFRAAKAIVERARADIPCQDLQVGVMIEVPSCALLAHTLAPEVDFFSVGTNDLTQYTLAIDRGHGQLSAESDGLHPSVLQLIRMTVEAAHAHQRWVGVCGELASDPQAIPVLLGLEVDELSVTSRRVPLVKACIRGLSLGQARKQATLALGKATAAEVRDALEAQ, from the coding sequence ATGCTGACGCTGACCGCCAACGATATCCGCCTCGGCTGCAAGGCCACCGACTGGCAGGACGCCCTGAACCAGGCCAGTGAGCACCTGCAGGAAGCTGGCCGCATCACCGCCGACTATCACGCTGGCATGCTGGCGCGGGAACAACAGTCTTCGACGGTTCTCGGCAATGGTATCGCCATTCCCCACGGCACGCCGGAAAGTCGTAATGCAGTGATCAGCACGGGCATCCGGGTGTTGCAGTTTCCCCAGGGCGTAAAATGGCACGACGACCGCACCGTGTATGTTCTGGTGGCCATCGCTGCACAGTCGGATGAACACCTGGATATTCTGCGCCATCTGACCCGGGTGCTCGACAAACCGGGCCTGTCGCAGCAGTTGGCGCAGACCACCGAAACCACCGCGCTGGCAGCGCTGCTGTCAAAGGAACCGGTGGTTCCCAAATGCGACGCGGACACCCTTTGCCTGGGCGTAGAAACCCGCTCCGGAACCGAGCTGGCGATGAACGCTGCCGCCCGTCTGCAGAGCCTGGGCTGCGTGGACAGTGCATTCATGAAGGAAATTGTCGGCCAGCCAGCGGTCAGTCTTGGCCAGGGTTTCTGGCTGGTTCACCACAGCATTGGCAACCGGCGCCCTGCTCTGGCTCTCGCAACGCCCAGGGAAGCAACCGAAGAACTGGCGGGAGTTTTCTGCCTTGCCGGTCTGGGTGACGACTGCCGCGAGCTGCTTGAACGCATCGACAACTTTCTGGCCCAGAATACGCCGCTGCAGGGCCGCTCCGTCGATGCGGTGCTATCCCGGCTATCCGGCGAACAGGCCAACGCGGTCAGCGAACGAGTTCGGCTGCTGAACACCCATGGTCTTCACGCCCGGCCGGCCAAACAGCTGGTTCAAGAGGCCCGCAGGCACAATGCCGACATCCGCCTGCGTCTGGAAGAGGGCGACGGCAACTCCGTCTCCGCCACCAGCCTCACTCGCATCATCGGGCTGGGTGCCCGCCGGGGCCAGACTCTGGTGGTTTCCGCCTCCGGTAGCGAAGCAGAACAGGCAGTGAGTCACGTCTGCCAGGCCGTCCGGGACGGACTGGGGGAATCGGTTTCGCCCTTGAGACCGCAGGAAACAGAGCAGAAAGCACCAACACCGGAAGCTCCGCCGGAGCCTCTGGCCGATGACGAGCCGCTGAAGGCGGTCGCCGCATCGCCGGGGCTGGCGCTGGCCCCGGCCTTTATCATGCGACAGCCAGTACTGGACTATGCCGCCACAGCCGGCGACCCGGACGAGCAGAACAGCCGACTGGGCAGGGCCATCGACGAGGCGGATGGCCAGTTACGCACACTGATCCGACAGGCTGAAGGTGGTGAAGCCGCGCCAATTCTGTCGGTACATGTGGAAATGCTGCAGGACGACGACCTTCGGCAGGCCGCTCAGGAGGCTATTAACGAGGGCAGCTCCGCTGAAGCCGGCTGGTGGCAGGCAATCGACACTGCCGCCCGGGCCCAGGAAGCGCTGCCCGACCGCCTGCTGGCCGAGCGGGCGGCTGACCTGCGGGATGTGGGCCGCCGCGTGCTGGCCAACCTCTGTGGTGTTGCCACCCCCACGCCGCCGGACGAGTCCTACGTGCTGGTGTCTGACGACCTGGGCCCGTCTGATGTCGCGCGGCTGGATACCCGAAGGGTTCGCGGACTGGTAACCGCCCGGGGCGGCGCCACCTCTCACAGTGCCATTCTGGCAAGGGCTCTGGGCCTGCCGGCGGTGGTGGGCACCGGCGAGCGGATTCTGACTCTTGATGATGGTGTTGACCTGGTGGTTGATGGCGAGCGCGGCTGCGTGGTGCCCAATCCGGGCCCGGAGCGTCGTGAACGCATCAATCGCAGGCTGGACCAGCTTGCCCGCCTTCAGACGGACGCCCACGAATGCCGCAACGATGCGGCCACCACCACCGACGGCCACACCATTGAGGTCTGCGCCAACCTGGGCAATACCGCCCATACCTCCGACGCCGTGGAACGGGGCGCCGATGGCATCGGCCTGCTGCGCACCGAGTTCATTTTCATGGCACATCCGGAAGCACCGGACCTGGACACCCAGGTGAAGGAATACCGCCACGCTTTTGATGCCCTGAACGGCCTGCCACTGGTTGCCCGCACCCTGGACGTGGGTGGCGACAAACCGCTGGACTACTGGCCATTGCCTCAGGAAGACAATCCGTTCCTGGGGATGAGGGGGATTCGCCTGTCATTGACGCGCCCGAACATCCTCGAGACCCAGATCCGCGCCTTGCTGACCGCCGCCGACAACCGCCCGCTGCGGATCATGTTCCCCATGGTCAAAGACCTGGCGGAATTCCGCGCCGCCAAAGCCATTGTCGAGCGGGCCCGCGCCGATATTCCCTGCCAGGATCTGCAGGTCGGCGTGATGATCGAAGTGCCCTCCTGCGCACTGCTTGCGCACACCCTTGCGCCGGAAGTGGACTTTTTCTCGGTGGGAACCAACGATCTGACCCAGTACACACTGGCGATCGACCGCGGCCACGGTCAGCTTTCGGCGGAATCCGACGGCCTGCACCCCTCGGTGCTGCAACTGATCCGCATGACGGTCGAGGCCGCTCACGCCCACCAGCGTTGGGTCGGCGTCTGCGGCGAACTGGCTTCCGACCCCCAGGCCATTCCGGTACTGCTGGGCCTGGAGGTGGACGAGCTGTCGGTCACCAGTCGGCGGGTACCTTTGGTGAAAGCCTGCATTCGCGGGCTGAGCCTGGGCCAGGCACGGAAACAGGCCACTCTGGCCCTGGGCAAAGCGACCGCCGCCGAGGTGCGCGACGCCCTGGAGGCCCAGTAA
- the pfkB gene encoding 1-phosphofructokinase, whose protein sequence is MARILTITLNPALDLNLETGAVSLGTVNRSRTTRLDAAGKGINLGCVLSRLGHRVCVSGLLGGLNAAPFERLFETELLEDRFIRVPGQNRINVKIAEDDGRVTDLNGPGFTAPPDSLQQLEASLDNLLSECDALAIAGSLPADVSPEALSRLIARARKAEVPVWLDTSGPALAAGIAALPDGIKPNLGELSQWAGRPMNSPEAIHRAARKLQDGGIDNVVISMGAKGVLWLSPRGNWQSCPPPVRAVSTVCAGDTLLAGLLHGLLEDHHPEQVLSTATALSAECVRHTGVGDPMAEDFTRLIQQTRVTPWPGQNNNGEMPL, encoded by the coding sequence ATGGCGCGCATACTCACGATTACACTGAATCCGGCGCTGGATCTGAACCTCGAAACCGGCGCGGTCAGCCTCGGAACCGTCAATCGTTCCAGAACCACGCGCCTGGACGCCGCCGGCAAGGGCATTAACCTCGGCTGCGTGCTGTCCCGTCTGGGCCACAGGGTCTGTGTCTCCGGCCTGCTGGGCGGCCTCAACGCCGCCCCCTTCGAGCGCCTGTTCGAAACCGAGCTTCTGGAGGACCGTTTTATCCGGGTGCCCGGGCAAAATCGCATCAACGTAAAAATCGCCGAAGACGATGGCCGGGTAACTGACCTTAACGGCCCCGGGTTCACAGCACCCCCCGATTCACTGCAACAACTCGAAGCCAGCCTCGACAACCTGCTTAGCGAATGCGACGCACTCGCCATTGCCGGCAGCCTACCCGCGGACGTCTCACCGGAAGCATTATCCAGGTTGATCGCCCGAGCCAGGAAAGCCGAGGTGCCGGTGTGGCTGGACACCAGTGGCCCGGCCCTGGCTGCCGGAATTGCTGCCCTGCCGGACGGCATCAAACCGAATCTGGGTGAACTGTCGCAATGGGCAGGCCGGCCAATGAATAGCCCGGAAGCCATACACCGGGCGGCCCGCAAGCTTCAGGACGGCGGCATCGACAATGTCGTGATTTCCATGGGCGCCAAAGGCGTGCTCTGGCTTTCGCCCCGGGGCAACTGGCAGTCGTGCCCGCCGCCGGTGCGGGCTGTGAGTACCGTCTGCGCTGGCGACACGCTGCTTGCCGGCCTGCTCCATGGGCTACTTGAAGATCACCACCCCGAGCAGGTGCTGTCCACCGCCACTGCTCTGTCCGCCGAGTGCGTTCGCCATACCGGTGTCGGCGACCCGATGGCGGAAGACTTCACCCGACTGATCCAGCAAACCCGCGTCACCCCCTGGCCCGGGCAAAACAACAATGGGGAGATGCCATTATGA
- a CDS encoding PTS fructose-like transporter subunit IIB: protein MRLIIVTACPQGVATSFLAARALERAAQNKGWEASTDIRTPQQRSSVLSGEEIASADLVIAAISTPTDLSAFAGKRLYQVPLTQALPEPMAVLEEAEKQAEPYQPSESAGTETAPAGSEGKRIVAVTACPTGVAHTFMAAEALTTAATEAGHQIRVETQGSVGAQDPLTAEEIEAADVVILACDIEVDPGRFAGKRLWRTSTGNALKKPGPTIEDALAKAAVESSEKKASASGGGESKGPYKHLLTGVSFMLPMVVAGGLLIALSFVFGIDAFEQEGTLAAALMQIGGGTAFKLMIPLLAGYIAWSIADRPGLAPGMIGGYLASTLGAGFLGGIIAGFLAGYVARFISRKLPMPESIESLKPILIIPLFASLITGLAMIYVVGEPAAALMDSMTDFLESMGTTNAILLGGILGAMMCFDLGGPVNKAAYTFGVGLLSEGTGGSAPMAAIMAAGMVPAIGMGVASFVARAKFAEAERQAGRASFVLGLCFISEGAIPFMAKDPLRVIPVCMIGGAITGALSMLFAVKLLAPHGGLFVLAIPNAVSVVLPYVAAITIGSLVIGFGYALIKTGKAEVAPTS from the coding sequence ATGAGACTGATCATTGTTACCGCCTGCCCCCAGGGTGTCGCGACCAGCTTTCTGGCGGCCCGGGCGCTGGAACGTGCGGCGCAGAATAAAGGCTGGGAAGCCAGCACCGACATCCGCACGCCGCAGCAGCGATCCTCTGTCCTTTCCGGGGAAGAGATTGCATCGGCGGACCTTGTGATTGCCGCTATCAGCACACCAACCGACCTGAGCGCCTTCGCCGGGAAGCGCCTTTACCAGGTGCCATTAACCCAAGCCCTGCCCGAGCCTATGGCGGTTCTGGAAGAGGCTGAAAAACAGGCAGAACCCTACCAGCCATCGGAATCCGCCGGGACGGAAACGGCACCCGCTGGCTCCGAGGGCAAACGTATCGTCGCCGTCACGGCCTGCCCGACCGGCGTTGCCCACACCTTCATGGCGGCCGAGGCCCTGACGACCGCGGCCACCGAGGCGGGCCACCAGATTCGCGTTGAAACCCAGGGTTCCGTGGGCGCCCAGGACCCGTTGACCGCGGAGGAAATTGAAGCGGCGGATGTAGTCATCCTGGCCTGCGATATCGAAGTGGATCCCGGTCGTTTCGCCGGCAAGCGGCTCTGGCGTACATCAACCGGCAATGCCCTGAAAAAGCCCGGGCCCACAATCGAAGACGCACTCGCCAAGGCTGCGGTCGAGTCCAGCGAGAAAAAAGCGTCCGCGTCCGGCGGCGGCGAAAGCAAGGGTCCCTACAAGCATCTGCTGACCGGTGTTTCCTTCATGCTGCCCATGGTAGTGGCAGGCGGGCTGTTGATCGCCCTGTCCTTTGTATTCGGGATTGATGCCTTTGAACAGGAAGGCACATTGGCCGCCGCGCTGATGCAGATCGGCGGCGGTACCGCTTTCAAGCTGATGATCCCGCTGCTTGCCGGCTACATTGCCTGGTCCATTGCCGACCGCCCCGGCCTGGCACCGGGGATGATCGGCGGCTACCTGGCCAGCACGCTGGGTGCTGGTTTTCTTGGCGGTATCATCGCCGGTTTTCTCGCGGGGTACGTGGCCCGTTTTATCAGCCGCAAACTGCCAATGCCGGAAAGCATCGAATCACTCAAACCCATTCTGATTATTCCGCTGTTCGCCAGCCTGATCACCGGGCTGGCCATGATCTACGTAGTCGGTGAACCGGCCGCCGCGCTGATGGACAGCATGACGGACTTCCTGGAAAGCATGGGGACCACCAACGCCATTCTGCTGGGCGGCATTCTCGGGGCGATGATGTGCTTCGACCTGGGCGGGCCGGTCAACAAAGCCGCCTATACCTTCGGCGTGGGCCTGCTGTCGGAGGGAACCGGTGGCTCTGCCCCCATGGCCGCCATTATGGCGGCCGGCATGGTGCCGGCCATTGGCATGGGCGTGGCCAGTTTTGTGGCACGGGCCAAGTTTGCAGAGGCCGAACGCCAGGCCGGGCGGGCCTCTTTCGTGCTGGGGCTGTGCTTTATTTCCGAGGGCGCCATTCCGTTCATGGCCAAGGATCCGCTGCGAGTGATTCCGGTGTGCATGATCGGCGGCGCCATCACCGGCGCACTGTCCATGCTGTTCGCGGTAAAACTGCTGGCGCCCCATGGCGGTCTGTTTGTACTGGCCATTCCCAATGCGGTCAGTGTGGTTCTGCCCTACGTGGCCGCCATCACCATCGGCTCGCTGGTGATCGGTTTTGGTTACGCCCTGATCAAAACCGGCAAGGCCGAGGTGGCGCCAACCTCCTGA